One Methylosinus sp. LW4 genomic region harbors:
- a CDS encoding bifunctional folylpolyglutamate synthase/dihydrofolate synthase, producing MDQRDAILTRLLDLHPKKIDLSLGRTEWLLAEMGHPERRLPPIIHVAGTNGKGSTLAFLRAILEAAGQRAHVYTSPHLLRFNERIRLAGTLVDDARLQKALEDCERANGQRPVTFFEITTVAAFTLFAEEPADWLLLETGLGGRYDSTNVIESPKATIITSISRDHPEFLGDTIEKIAYEKAGILKRGAPAIIGFQQHDGARDVLEREARRVGAPLSIAGEDFHIREENGRFVYEDERGLLDLPLPRLPGRHQQANAAGAIAALRAVAPHIGAEHIEAGLTRAEWPARLQLLSRGRVADLVPPGSEVWLDGGHNDDGGRVLAEAMAQFEEKNARPLVFVCGAQVTKDIRALIRHFVGLAGEVVAVPVEGEHKSWPPEEIAALACAEGMRSAAAQSVEEALAIIAQRSYAVPPRILIAGSLYLAAGVLALNGSVIE from the coding sequence ATGGATCAGCGCGACGCGATTCTGACGCGCTTGCTGGACCTTCATCCCAAGAAGATCGATCTGTCGCTCGGACGGACCGAATGGCTGCTGGCCGAAATGGGCCATCCCGAGCGCCGGCTGCCGCCGATCATCCATGTCGCCGGCACCAATGGCAAAGGCTCGACGCTGGCCTTTCTGCGCGCCATTCTGGAGGCCGCCGGACAGCGCGCGCATGTCTACACCTCGCCGCATCTCTTGCGTTTCAACGAGCGCATCCGCCTCGCCGGAACGCTGGTGGACGACGCCCGCCTGCAAAAGGCGCTGGAAGATTGCGAGCGCGCCAATGGCCAGCGACCCGTGACCTTCTTCGAGATCACGACCGTCGCCGCCTTCACCCTTTTCGCCGAGGAGCCCGCCGATTGGCTGCTGCTGGAAACGGGCCTCGGCGGGCGCTATGATTCGACCAATGTGATCGAGAGCCCCAAGGCGACGATCATCACCTCCATCTCGCGCGACCATCCCGAGTTTCTCGGCGATACGATCGAGAAGATCGCCTATGAGAAAGCCGGCATTTTGAAGCGCGGCGCGCCCGCGATCATCGGCTTTCAGCAGCATGACGGCGCCCGCGACGTGCTGGAGCGCGAGGCGCGGCGCGTCGGCGCGCCGCTCTCCATCGCCGGCGAGGATTTCCATATTCGCGAGGAGAACGGCCGCTTCGTCTATGAGGACGAGCGCGGCCTGCTCGATCTGCCGCTGCCGCGCCTGCCCGGCCGCCATCAGCAGGCCAACGCCGCCGGCGCCATAGCCGCGCTGCGCGCCGTCGCGCCGCACATCGGCGCCGAGCATATAGAGGCGGGCCTCACCCGCGCCGAATGGCCGGCGCGACTGCAATTGCTCTCGCGCGGACGCGTGGCGGATCTGGTTCCGCCGGGCTCGGAAGTCTGGCTCGACGGCGGCCATAATGACGACGGCGGCCGCGTGCTCGCCGAGGCCATGGCGCAATTCGAGGAGAAGAACGCCCGCCCGCTGGTCTTCGTCTGCGGCGCGCAGGTGACGAAGGACATTCGCGCGCTGATAAGGCATTTCGTCGGCCTCGCCGGCGAGGTCGTCGCCGTGCCGGTGGAAGGCGAGCATAAGAGCTGGCCGCCGGAAGAGATCGCCGCCCTGGCCTGCGCCGAGGGCATGAGATCGGCGGCCGCGCAGAGCGTGGAGGAGGCGCTGGCGATCATCGCGCAGCGCAGCTATGCGGTTCCGCCGCGCATATTGATCGCCGGCTCGCTCTATCTCGCCGCCGGCGTGCTGGCGCTGAACGGCTCCGTCATAGAGTGA
- a CDS encoding type 1 glutamine amidotransferase domain-containing protein encodes MKILIVLTSHDRLGDTGRKTGFWLEELAAPYYAFEDAGATITLASPAGGQPPLDPKSNEPDFQTDLTRRFEADAAAKAQLARTVPLAEVRQEDFDTVFYPGGHGPLWDLAENAHSIALLESFIRAGKPVALVCHAPGVLRHVSAPDGKPLVAGKKVTGFANSEEEAVGLTEIVPFLVEDELRAKGGLFSKGADWAPHVVEDGLLITGQNPASSGPAARKLLEALAKG; translated from the coding sequence ATGAAAATTCTCATCGTTCTCACATCGCATGATCGGCTCGGCGACACCGGCCGCAAGACCGGCTTCTGGCTGGAAGAGCTCGCCGCCCCTTATTACGCCTTTGAGGACGCCGGTGCGACGATCACGCTGGCCTCTCCCGCGGGCGGCCAGCCGCCGCTCGACCCAAAAAGCAATGAGCCGGATTTCCAGACCGACCTCACGCGACGCTTCGAGGCCGATGCGGCGGCGAAGGCGCAGCTCGCGCGGACGGTACCGCTCGCCGAGGTCCGGCAGGAGGATTTCGACACGGTGTTCTATCCCGGCGGCCATGGTCCGCTCTGGGACCTCGCCGAGAATGCGCATTCGATCGCGCTGCTCGAATCCTTCATCCGCGCGGGAAAGCCCGTCGCCCTCGTCTGCCATGCGCCGGGCGTGCTGCGCCATGTGAGCGCGCCGGACGGAAAGCCGCTGGTCGCGGGCAAAAAGGTGACGGGCTTCGCCAATAGCGAGGAGGAGGCCGTGGGCCTCACAGAGATCGTGCCGTTTCTGGTGGAGGACGAGCTGCGCGCGAAGGGCGGGCTGTTCTCGAAAGGCGCGGACTGGGCGCCGCATGTGGTGGAAGATGGATTGCTTATTACCGGACAGAATCCGGCGTCCTCCGGTCCGGCCGCCCGCAAGCTGCTGGAAGCGCTCGCGAAAGGGTGA
- a CDS encoding (5-formylfuran-3-yl)methyl phosphate synthase: MTLMLTSVASVAEAEIAAAGGADVIDCKDAARGALGALPSAEIAAILRAVAGRRPVSAVVELPHDPAVARAAIEETAALGVAFVKFALPATPDADALIAALAPIAQRVRLVAVLFADLGPDLDVLPRLAAAGFAGALLDTAHKGKGRLIEHFDIGALSSFVERCHALGLEAGLAGSLEAPDVPRLLVTGVDVMGFRGALCRDHDRKSALDATAVALIRDLIPGGPARASGKGSALAANVDWSLVVGHGYLESRERTREIDHVFVRDLVIPVEIGAYDFERGRTQRVRFNVDVDVTRVSAGGDDMRNVFSYDVIMDAIKMILASGHIELVETIAERLAELVLRHERVQALTVQVEKLDVAPGAVGIRIRRERQAETAKVHNLFPGLPDAAEPER; the protein is encoded by the coding sequence ATGACCCTGATGTTGACGAGCGTCGCCAGCGTGGCGGAAGCCGAGATCGCCGCCGCCGGCGGAGCGGACGTCATCGACTGCAAGGACGCCGCCCGCGGCGCTCTCGGCGCTCTGCCTTCGGCCGAGATCGCGGCGATCCTGCGCGCCGTCGCCGGCCGCCGCCCCGTCAGCGCCGTCGTCGAGCTGCCGCATGATCCAGCCGTGGCGCGCGCGGCGATCGAGGAGACCGCGGCGCTCGGCGTCGCTTTCGTCAAATTTGCGCTGCCGGCGACGCCGGACGCCGATGCGCTGATCGCGGCTCTGGCGCCGATCGCGCAGCGGGTGCGGCTCGTCGCCGTGCTCTTCGCCGATCTCGGGCCGGACCTCGACGTGCTGCCGCGCCTCGCCGCGGCGGGCTTCGCCGGCGCGCTGCTGGACACGGCGCACAAGGGCAAGGGAAGGCTCATCGAGCATTTCGACATTGGCGCGCTCTCCTCCTTCGTCGAGCGCTGCCATGCGCTCGGCCTCGAGGCGGGGCTCGCCGGCTCGCTGGAGGCGCCGGACGTGCCGCGCCTTCTGGTGACGGGCGTCGATGTGATGGGCTTTCGCGGCGCCCTCTGCCGCGACCACGACCGCAAGAGCGCGCTCGACGCCACGGCCGTCGCGCTGATCCGCGACCTCATCCCCGGCGGCCCGGCGCGGGCGAGCGGCAAGGGCTCGGCGCTCGCCGCCAATGTCGATTGGTCGCTGGTGGTCGGCCACGGCTATCTCGAGAGCCGCGAGCGCACGCGCGAGATCGACCATGTCTTCGTGCGCGATCTCGTCATTCCGGTCGAGATCGGCGCCTATGATTTCGAGCGCGGCCGCACGCAGCGCGTGCGCTTCAACGTCGATGTCGATGTGACGCGCGTCTCCGCCGGCGGCGACGACATGCGCAATGTCTTCTCCTATGACGTCATCATGGACGCGATCAAGATGATCCTCGCCTCGGGCCACATAGAGCTCGTGGAGACGATCGCCGAGCGCCTCGCCGAGCTGGTGCTGCGGCACGAGCGCGTGCAGGCGCTGACCGTGCAGGTGGAGAAGCTCGATGTCGCGCCGGGCGCGGTCGGCATTCGCATCCGCCGCGAGCGCCAGGCCGAGACCGCCAAGGTTCACAACCTCTTTCCAGGCCTTCCCGATGCCGCCGAGCCCGAGCGCTGA
- a CDS encoding amino acid kinase family protein yields MPPSPSAETPPLVVKLGGSLAASPALRQWLAALRRYPGPLAIVPGGGPFADAVRSAQEALRFSDAAAHDMAIMAMEQYGRALCDLEPGLRLAATLREATAAHAQGAIAVWSPVAMTRANPQIPASWDMTSDSLAAWYAHEAGARALLVIKSVDPIGFSPLPHAEERPQAASRSTREPAALRLPSSFETPASQAPQDEGSFSGDAIMAQSIVDPCFAQYARGLDVFIAGPAALREAEETLAHGGLPGARFDFTREQSIAS; encoded by the coding sequence ATGCCGCCGAGCCCGAGCGCTGAGACGCCGCCTCTCGTCGTCAAGCTCGGCGGAAGCCTCGCCGCCTCCCCCGCCTTGCGCCAATGGCTGGCGGCGCTGCGGCGCTATCCCGGCCCTCTCGCCATCGTTCCCGGCGGCGGCCCTTTCGCCGACGCCGTGCGCAGCGCGCAAGAGGCGCTGCGCTTCTCCGACGCGGCCGCGCATGACATGGCCATAATGGCCATGGAGCAATATGGCCGCGCGCTCTGCGATCTCGAGCCGGGCCTCCGTCTCGCCGCGACGCTGCGGGAGGCGACGGCCGCGCATGCGCAGGGCGCGATCGCAGTGTGGAGCCCGGTTGCGATGACGCGCGCCAATCCCCAGATTCCAGCGAGCTGGGACATGACGTCCGACAGTCTCGCGGCCTGGTATGCGCATGAGGCGGGAGCGCGCGCGCTTTTGGTCATCAAGAGCGTCGACCCGATCGGGTTCAGCCCCCTCCCTCATGCCGAGGAGCGGCCGCAGGCCGCGTCTCGAAGCACGCGGGAGCCGGCGGCGCTGAGGCTTCCCTCGTCCTTCGAGACGCCTGCTTCGCAGGCTCCTCAGGATGAGGGAAGCTTCAGCGGCGATGCCATCATGGCGCAGTCCATCGTCGATCCCTGCTTCGCGCAATATGCGCGCGGGCTCGACGTCTTCATCGCCGGCCCCGCGGCGCTGCGGGAGGCGGAAGAAACATTGGCGCACGGCGGCCTTCCCGGCGCGCGCTTCGATTTCACCAGAGAGCAAAGCATCGCATCATGA
- a CDS encoding flavoprotein, producing the protein MKKVVTPRWGWALTGSGHFFTECLDIIRSLDHVDLFVSRAAAEVIRMYKHRLEDMPDHVRVFKDTTASSVPVGGFYHSYYHTLIVAPATSNTVAKFVYGISDNLATNVFAQAGKCRVPTVVFACDTAPELETQAPDRKVMVYPRRVDLENTDKLKTFEGTQVAESLAALHEAVERRRRELSAREPIGNV; encoded by the coding sequence ATGAAAAAGGTCGTCACGCCGCGCTGGGGCTGGGCGCTCACCGGCTCGGGACATTTCTTCACCGAATGTCTCGACATCATCCGCTCGCTCGACCATGTCGATCTCTTCGTCAGCAGAGCGGCGGCGGAAGTCATCCGCATGTACAAGCACAGGCTCGAGGACATGCCGGACCATGTGCGCGTGTTCAAGGACACGACGGCGAGCTCGGTTCCGGTCGGCGGCTTCTATCACAGCTATTACCACACGCTGATCGTGGCGCCGGCGACCTCCAACACGGTCGCCAAATTCGTCTATGGCATCTCCGACAATCTCGCGACCAATGTCTTCGCCCAGGCCGGCAAATGTCGCGTGCCGACGGTGGTCTTCGCCTGCGACACGGCGCCGGAGCTGGAGACGCAGGCGCCCGACCGCAAGGTGATGGTCTATCCGCGCCGCGTCGACCTCGAGAACACCGACAAATTGAAAACCTTCGAGGGGACGCAGGTCGCCGAGAGCCTCGCCGCCCTGCACGAGGCCGTCGAGCGCCGGCGCCGCGAGCTTTCCGCTCGGGAGCCGATCGGGAATGTCTGA
- a CDS encoding DUF6513 domain-containing protein, whose protein sequence is MSERLLFLTGHLALPRLERMLAGFGEEARDWRIHDIGVKVAALMTQEIILRRLPRPLAADRVILPGRCRADLSALAEAFGAPFERGPEEIADLPAFLGKRGGKADLTRHDMRIFAEIVDASIMSVAEVVARATMLKEAGADVIDLGCLPDTPFPHMEETIVALKARGFSVSLDSAKREELERGARAGADHLLSLDEHTLSLLPDNSPLVPILVPNPHGDLDSLQRAARIAERRGVSYILDPILDPIHFGLAASIERYVETRRREPQAEMMMGTGNLTELTDADSSGVTAVLLGLCSELDIRHLLTVQVSPHTRRTVQEHDAARRMLFAARADAALPKGYSDALLQIHDKRPYAATPEEIAELARELRDDNFRIEVAADGIHIYARGFHRVAQDAMSLFPELGVEKDGAHAFYLGAELMKAEIAFRLGKRYRQDEPLDFGCASDRSQEDETRQREAGHTLRKARE, encoded by the coding sequence ATGTCTGAGCGCCTGCTGTTCCTCACCGGCCATCTCGCCCTGCCGCGCCTCGAGCGCATGCTGGCGGGCTTCGGCGAGGAGGCGAGGGACTGGCGCATCCACGACATAGGCGTGAAGGTCGCGGCGCTGATGACGCAGGAGATCATCCTGCGCCGCCTGCCGCGCCCGCTCGCGGCCGATCGCGTCATATTGCCGGGCCGCTGCCGCGCCGATCTCTCCGCTCTCGCAGAGGCCTTCGGCGCCCCTTTCGAGCGCGGGCCGGAGGAAATCGCCGATCTTCCGGCGTTCTTGGGCAAGCGCGGCGGCAAGGCCGATCTCACGCGCCATGACATGCGCATTTTCGCCGAGATCGTCGACGCCTCCATCATGAGCGTCGCGGAGGTCGTCGCGCGCGCGACCATGCTGAAAGAGGCGGGCGCCGACGTCATCGATCTCGGCTGCCTGCCGGACACGCCCTTTCCGCATATGGAAGAGACGATCGTCGCGCTGAAAGCGCGCGGCTTTTCCGTCAGCCTCGATTCGGCGAAGCGCGAGGAGCTGGAGCGCGGCGCGCGCGCCGGCGCCGATCATCTGCTCAGCCTCGACGAGCATACGCTCTCCCTATTGCCGGATAATTCGCCGCTGGTTCCGATCCTCGTGCCCAATCCGCACGGCGATCTCGATTCTCTGCAACGCGCCGCGCGCATCGCGGAGCGACGCGGCGTTTCCTATATTCTCGATCCGATCCTCGATCCCATTCACTTCGGTCTCGCCGCCTCGATAGAGCGCTATGTCGAGACGCGCCGCCGCGAGCCCCAGGCCGAAATGATGATGGGCACGGGCAATCTCACCGAATTGACCGACGCCGATTCGTCGGGCGTGACGGCGGTTCTGCTGGGTCTGTGCTCGGAGCTGGACATTCGCCATCTGCTCACCGTGCAGGTGAGCCCGCACACGCGCCGCACGGTGCAGGAGCATGACGCCGCGCGGCGCATGCTGTTCGCCGCGCGCGCCGACGCCGCCCTGCCCAAGGGCTATAGCGACGCGCTGCTGCAAATCCACGATAAGCGGCCCTACGCCGCGACGCCGGAGGAGATCGCCGAGCTCGCGCGCGAGCTGCGCGACGACAATTTCCGCATAGAGGTCGCGGCCGACGGCATTCACATTTACGCGCGCGGCTTTCATCGCGTGGCGCAGGACGCCATGTCGCTCTTTCCCGAGCTCGGGGTCGAGAAGGACGGCGCGCACGCCTTCTATCTCGGCGCGGAACTGATGAAGGCGGAAATCGCTTTTCGTCTCGGCAAGCGCTATCGGCAGGACGAGCCGCTCGACTTCGGCTGCGCCTCGGATCGATCGCAGGAGGACGAGACGCGCCAGCGCGAAGCCGGGCATACGCTGCGCAAGGCGAGGGAATGA